Proteins encoded together in one Musa acuminata AAA Group cultivar baxijiao chromosome BXJ3-6, Cavendish_Baxijiao_AAA, whole genome shotgun sequence window:
- the LOC103988624 gene encoding uncharacterized protein LOC103988624, protein MASYLKLLFALLLLLLCSIHGGRGQPCSTSDINVEQSKTGVTVEGQAEYEVTVSNTCDCPQSKVMILCYGLRSVVAVDPCAIKPVDAKLCVVAEGRPLSKGTPVKFKYAWKTPQDFPVVSTKIRC, encoded by the exons ATGGCGAGTTATCTAAAGCTTCTCTttgctcttcttctcctccttctctgCAGCATTCACGGAG GCCGGGGACAACCGTGCAGCACATCGGACATAAACGTTGAACAGAGCAAGACGGGAGTGACCGTGGAAGGGCAAGCGGAGTACGAAGTTACGGTGAGCAACACCTGCGACTGTCCGCAGTCGAAGGTGATGATACTGTGCTACGGCCTCAGAAGCGTCGTAGCCGTCGACCCTTGCGCCATTAAGCCGGTGGACGCTAAGCTGTGCGTCGTCGCCGAGGGGCGCCCGTTGTCCAAGGGGACTCCCGTTAAGTTCAAGTACGCGTGGAAGACGCCGCAAGACTTTCCTGTGGTTAGCACAAAGATCCGCTGCTAA
- the LOC135641085 gene encoding probable metal-nicotianamine transporter YSL6 isoform X1 yields the protein MGTEVASAVEISEPLLSPEKKNLDCGEKIPPWREQITVRGLLVSAVLGALFCIITHKLNLTVGVIPSLNVAAGLLGFFFIKSWTEFASRIGLCVKPFTRQENTVIQTCVVACYGLAFSGGFGSYMLSMDQRTYELIGADYPGNKEEDVKNPSLSWMIGFMFVVSFLGLFSLVALRKVMVIDYKLTYPSGTATALLINSFHTNTGAELAEKQVRCLGKYLSISFCWSCFKWFFSGVGDSCGFDNFPSLGLAAFKNTFYFDFSPTYVGCGLICPHIVNCSVLLGAIISWGFLWPFITTKAGDWYPDNLGSNDFKGLYGYKVFIAISLILGDGLYNLIKIVVITAKEILNARSKQTSLPLVTPHQDDESSKLLEEKLQNETFIKDSIPSWFAASGYIGLAAISTATIPNIFPQMKWYLVLACYIFAPALAFCNSYGTGLTDWSLASTYGKIGLFIFASLVGSKGGVIAGLAACGVMMSIVSTAADLMQDFKTGYLTLSSPKSMFVSQLIGTALGCIIAPLTFWLYWTAFDIGSPDGVYKAPYAVIYREMAILGIEGFSALPKHCLELCSVFFVAALIINLLRDVTPKNVSQFIPIPMAMAIPFYIGAYFAIDMFVGTVILFVWERLNRKELEDYAGAVASGLICGDGIWTVPSAILSIFRIDPPICMYFASSS from the exons ATGGGCACGGAGGTGGCCTCCGCCGTGGAGATCTCGGAGCCGCTCCTGTCGCCGGAGAAAAAGAACCTCGATTGTGGGGAAAAGATCCCGCCTTGGAGGGAGCAGATCACCGTCAGGGGCCTGCTGGTGAGCGCCGTCCTGGGGGCTCTCTTCTGCATCATCACCCACAAGCTCAACCTCACGGTGGGAGTGATCCCGTCGCTCAATGTGGCCGCCGGCCTCCTGGGGTTCTTCTTCATCAAGAGCTGGACAGAATTCGCGTCGAGAATCGGGCTGTGCGTAAAGCCGTTCACGAGGCAGGAGAACACGGTGATCCAAACGTGCGTCGTGGCCTGCTATGGATTGGCCTTCAGCG GGGGTTTTGGGTCATATATGCTCTCAATGGATCAAAGAACGTATGAACTTATAGGAGCTGATTATCCTGGTAACAAGGAAGAAGATGTTAAAAATCCTTCTTTGAGTTGGATGATTGGTTTCATGTTCGTTGTGAGTTTCCTTGGGCTATTTAGCCTCGTGGCGTTGCGCAAG GTTATGGTTATTGATTACAAGCTAACATACCCTAGTGGAACAGCTACAGCTTTGTTGATAAACAGTTTTCACACTAACACTGGAGCAGAGCTCGCTGA GAAACAAGTTCGTTGCCTAGGAAAGTATCTAAGCATAAGTTTTTGCTGGAGTTGCTTTAAATGGTTCTTTAGTGGAGTAGGAGATTCCTGTGGCTTTGACAATTTTCCCAGCCTGGGACTTGCAGCATTTAAGAACAC attttattttgatttcagTCCAACATATGTCGGTTGTGGTCTTATCTGCCCGCACATTGTTAATTGCTCAGTCCTACTTGGAGCCATCATATCATGGGGTTTCCTTTGGCCATTCATCACTACTAAAGCTGGGGATTGGTATCCAGATAACCTTGGAAGCAATGACTTTAAAGGTCTCTATGGATATAAG GTTTTCATTGCCATCTCTCTTATCCTTGGAGATGGTCTCTACAACTTAATTAAAATTGTCGTCATAACTGCCAAGGAAATTTTGAATGCACGCTCAAAGCAGACAAGCCTTCCCCTTGTAACTCCTCACCAAG ATGACGAGAGCTCCAAGCTGTTGGAGGAAAAGCTGCAGAATGAAACATTCATCAAGGACAGCATACCATCCTGGTTTGCAGCTTCTGGTTACATTGGTCTTGCTGCTATATCCACTGCAACAATTCCAAACATCTTTCCACAAATGAAATGGTACCTAGTCCTTGCTTGCTACATTTTTGCCCCTGCACTGGCCTTCTGTAATTCCTATGGCACTGGCCTCACTGATTGGAGCCTTGCCTCAACCTATGGGAAGATTGGACTTTTCATTTTTGCCTCATTAGTTGGAAGCAAGGGTGGTGTCATAGCTGGGCTGGCTGCATGTGGCGTTATGATGTCCATTGTGTCCACTGCTGCCGATCTAATGCAGGATTTTAAGACAGGTTACCTTACCCTATCCTCTCCTAAATCCATGTTTGTATCCCAGTTGATCGGGACAGCACTAGGTTGTATCATAGCTCCGCTTACTTTCTGGCTCTATTGGACTGCTTTCGATATTGGGTCACCCGATGGTGTGTACAAGGCTCCATATGCAGTCATCTACCGAGAAATGGCCATTCTGGGTATCGAGGGCTTCTCGGCACTGCCAAAGCACTGTCTGGAGCTCTGTTCCGTGTTCTTTGTAGCTGCGCTTATAATTAATCTTTTGAGGGATGTAACTCCGAAGAATGTTTCCCAGTTTATACCGATACCAATGGCAATGGCAATACCCTTCTACATAGGAGCATATTTTGCAATTGATATGTTCGTTGGGACCGTGATTTTGTTTGTATGGGAGAGGTTGAACCGAAAGGAGTTGGAGGACTATGCTGGAGCAGTGGCATCAGGCTTGATTTGTGGTGATGGGATCTGGACTGTTCCATCTGCAATCCTGTCGATCTTTAGGATTGACCCTCCAATCTGCATGTACTTTGCTTCTAGCAGCTAA
- the LOC103988623 gene encoding uncharacterized protein LOC103988623, with amino-acid sequence MACITPHAPTFAPLKGRSHYEKRIRKKEFFNAMSIEHHHADHHVIYPTNRCLPSIYNSPLVLLHVPSDVIPPQTSSSQKPANTVDTMKVDKLQAMERFKENTYLSMAIQYSLRVVALGLFLSCLNWLPYLRLFFLVSLPNVSSVVFGPKCLFVVSNIIIIFLVGESRLTRQPSRPDVYEEYVKRRRGLHGAACSEAKEAEAEKGCDGQEGVGREREEEKGLPAEELNRRVEDFIAKVNMQRKLEARMLICCCG; translated from the exons ATGGCCTGCATCACTCCCCACGCCCCAACTTTTGCTCCACTGAAAGGAAG GAGTCACTATGAAAAGAGG ATAaggaaaaaggagttcttcaacgcTATGTCGATTGAACACCACCATGCAGACCAT CATGTGATTTATCCTACAAACAGATGCCTCCCTTCCATATATAACTCTCCTCTTGTACTGCTCCATGTTCCCTCGGATGTGATTCCTCCTCAAACTTCTTCCTCACAAAAACCTGCAAACACTGTGGACACAATGAAGGTAGATAAGCTGCAAGCCATGGAGAGGTtcaaagagaatacatacctgtCAATGGCCATCCAATACAGTCTGAGAGTTGTGGCTCTCGGGCTCTTTCTCTCTTGCCTCAACTGGCTTCCTTATCTAAGGTTATTCTTCTTGGTTTCACTTCCTAATGTTAGCAGCGTGGTCTTTGGTCCCAAGTGCTTGTTCGTGGTctccaacatcatcatcatcttcctcgTCGGTGAGTCGAGGCTCACCAGGCAACCATCTCGGCCAGATGTGTACGAGGAATACGTGAAGCGGCGCCGAGGTCTTCATGGGGCAGCATGTAGCGAGGCGAAGGAGGCCGAAGCGGAGAAAGGATGTGATGGACAAGAGGGAGTGGGGAGAGAGCGCGAGGAAGAGAAAGGTCTGCCTGCGGAGGAGCTCAACAGAAGAGTGGAAGACTTCATTGCCAAGGTCAACATGCAGAGGAAGCTTGAAGCAAGAATGCTGATTTGTTGTTGTGGGTGA
- the LOC103988620 gene encoding uncharacterized protein LOC103988620, translating into MASASASPFSGFPPYKFLFSNPRKLLLSIRMASEAGGLGEFSSQSASSSPSPPKILDSHLHVWASPQEAVGSYPYFPGQEPSIPGYANFLLKLMSEAGVDGALIVQPINHMFDHSLVTSVLKRHPSKFIGCCLANPAEDGTGIRQLEDLVLKDGYRAVRFNPYLWPSGQKMTNEIGKAMFYRAGELGVPVGIMCMKGLSLHISEIEELCENYPSTIVLLDHMGFCKPPMTDEEHNTFSSLLKLARFPQVYVKFSALFRLSRKQYPYEDTRDLLSQVVSNYGANRVMWGSDFPFVVKECGYKEAREAVSLLANQIPLSSSDLEWIMGRTFGQLFRQPWQAL; encoded by the exons ATGGCATCGGCTTCCGCTTCACCCTTCTCTGGATTCCCCCCTTACAAATTTCTCTTCTCCAACCCCAGAAAGCTCCTACTCAGCATCAGAATGGCTTCCGAAGCGGGAGGATTGGGAGAATTCTCCTCCCAATCCGCctcatcttctccttctcctccaaaGATACTGGACTCCCATCTCCATGTATGGGCTTCTCCCCAAGAG GCTGTAGGAAGTTACCCTTATTTTCCAGGGCAGGAGCCGTCAATCCCTGGATACGCCAATTTCCTGCTCAAG TTGATGTCAGAAGCAGGAGTGGATGGTGCCCTTATTGTGCAGCCTATAAATCACATGTTTGATCACTCTTTAGTAACTAG TGTTTTGAAGAGGCATCCATCTAAATTCATTGGTTGTTGTTTAGCAAATCCTGCAGAAGATGGAACTGGTATTAGGCAGCTCGAAGATCTAGTTTTAAAG GATGGATATCGAGCTGTTCGATTCAATCCGTATCTTTGGCCTTCTGGTCAAAAG ATGACAAATGAAATTGGAAAAGCAATGTTCTATAGAGCTGGAGAACTTGGAGTACCAGTGGGAATTATGTGTATGAAG GGTCTTAGTCTACACATATCAGAAATAGAGGAGCTCTGTGAAAACTATCCTTCAACCATTGTACTACTTGACCACATGGGTTTCTGCAAACCACCAAT GACTGATGAGGAACACAATACCTTCTCGTCATTGCTAAAACTGGCTAGGTTTCCGCAG GTTTATGTGAAATTCAGTGCCCTTTTCCGATTGTCAAGAAAACAGTATCCATATGAGGATACAAGAGACCTTCTTTCCCAAGTTGTCTCCAACTATGGGGCTAACCGAGTCATGTGGGGAAG TGACTTTCCCTTTGTTGTTAAGGAGTGTGGCTATAAAGAGGCGAGGGAAGCTGTCTCTCTCCTCGCGAACCAGATACCCTTGTCATCATCTGATTTAGAGTGGATAATGGGCAGAACATTTGGGCAACTCTTCCGACAACCATGGCAAGCTCTATAG
- the LOC135641085 gene encoding probable metal-nicotianamine transporter YSL6 isoform X2 translates to MGTEVASAVEISEPLLSPEKKNLDCGEKIPPWREQITVRGLLVSAVLGALFCIITHKLNLTVGVIPSLNVAAGLLGFFFIKSWTEFASRIGLCVKPFTRQENTVIQTCVVACYGLAFSGGFGSYMLSMDQRTYELIGADYPGNKEEDVKNPSLSWMIGFMFVVSFLGLFSLVALRKVMVIDYKLTYPSGTATALLINSFHTNTGAELAEFYFDFSPTYVGCGLICPHIVNCSVLLGAIISWGFLWPFITTKAGDWYPDNLGSNDFKGLYGYKVFIAISLILGDGLYNLIKIVVITAKEILNARSKQTSLPLVTPHQDDESSKLLEEKLQNETFIKDSIPSWFAASGYIGLAAISTATIPNIFPQMKWYLVLACYIFAPALAFCNSYGTGLTDWSLASTYGKIGLFIFASLVGSKGGVIAGLAACGVMMSIVSTAADLMQDFKTGYLTLSSPKSMFVSQLIGTALGCIIAPLTFWLYWTAFDIGSPDGVYKAPYAVIYREMAILGIEGFSALPKHCLELCSVFFVAALIINLLRDVTPKNVSQFIPIPMAMAIPFYIGAYFAIDMFVGTVILFVWERLNRKELEDYAGAVASGLICGDGIWTVPSAILSIFRIDPPICMYFASSS, encoded by the exons ATGGGCACGGAGGTGGCCTCCGCCGTGGAGATCTCGGAGCCGCTCCTGTCGCCGGAGAAAAAGAACCTCGATTGTGGGGAAAAGATCCCGCCTTGGAGGGAGCAGATCACCGTCAGGGGCCTGCTGGTGAGCGCCGTCCTGGGGGCTCTCTTCTGCATCATCACCCACAAGCTCAACCTCACGGTGGGAGTGATCCCGTCGCTCAATGTGGCCGCCGGCCTCCTGGGGTTCTTCTTCATCAAGAGCTGGACAGAATTCGCGTCGAGAATCGGGCTGTGCGTAAAGCCGTTCACGAGGCAGGAGAACACGGTGATCCAAACGTGCGTCGTGGCCTGCTATGGATTGGCCTTCAGCG GGGGTTTTGGGTCATATATGCTCTCAATGGATCAAAGAACGTATGAACTTATAGGAGCTGATTATCCTGGTAACAAGGAAGAAGATGTTAAAAATCCTTCTTTGAGTTGGATGATTGGTTTCATGTTCGTTGTGAGTTTCCTTGGGCTATTTAGCCTCGTGGCGTTGCGCAAG GTTATGGTTATTGATTACAAGCTAACATACCCTAGTGGAACAGCTACAGCTTTGTTGATAAACAGTTTTCACACTAACACTGGAGCAGAGCTCGCTGA attttattttgatttcagTCCAACATATGTCGGTTGTGGTCTTATCTGCCCGCACATTGTTAATTGCTCAGTCCTACTTGGAGCCATCATATCATGGGGTTTCCTTTGGCCATTCATCACTACTAAAGCTGGGGATTGGTATCCAGATAACCTTGGAAGCAATGACTTTAAAGGTCTCTATGGATATAAG GTTTTCATTGCCATCTCTCTTATCCTTGGAGATGGTCTCTACAACTTAATTAAAATTGTCGTCATAACTGCCAAGGAAATTTTGAATGCACGCTCAAAGCAGACAAGCCTTCCCCTTGTAACTCCTCACCAAG ATGACGAGAGCTCCAAGCTGTTGGAGGAAAAGCTGCAGAATGAAACATTCATCAAGGACAGCATACCATCCTGGTTTGCAGCTTCTGGTTACATTGGTCTTGCTGCTATATCCACTGCAACAATTCCAAACATCTTTCCACAAATGAAATGGTACCTAGTCCTTGCTTGCTACATTTTTGCCCCTGCACTGGCCTTCTGTAATTCCTATGGCACTGGCCTCACTGATTGGAGCCTTGCCTCAACCTATGGGAAGATTGGACTTTTCATTTTTGCCTCATTAGTTGGAAGCAAGGGTGGTGTCATAGCTGGGCTGGCTGCATGTGGCGTTATGATGTCCATTGTGTCCACTGCTGCCGATCTAATGCAGGATTTTAAGACAGGTTACCTTACCCTATCCTCTCCTAAATCCATGTTTGTATCCCAGTTGATCGGGACAGCACTAGGTTGTATCATAGCTCCGCTTACTTTCTGGCTCTATTGGACTGCTTTCGATATTGGGTCACCCGATGGTGTGTACAAGGCTCCATATGCAGTCATCTACCGAGAAATGGCCATTCTGGGTATCGAGGGCTTCTCGGCACTGCCAAAGCACTGTCTGGAGCTCTGTTCCGTGTTCTTTGTAGCTGCGCTTATAATTAATCTTTTGAGGGATGTAACTCCGAAGAATGTTTCCCAGTTTATACCGATACCAATGGCAATGGCAATACCCTTCTACATAGGAGCATATTTTGCAATTGATATGTTCGTTGGGACCGTGATTTTGTTTGTATGGGAGAGGTTGAACCGAAAGGAGTTGGAGGACTATGCTGGAGCAGTGGCATCAGGCTTGATTTGTGGTGATGGGATCTGGACTGTTCCATCTGCAATCCTGTCGATCTTTAGGATTGACCCTCCAATCTGCATGTACTTTGCTTCTAGCAGCTAA